Proteins encoded together in one Mugil cephalus isolate CIBA_MC_2020 chromosome 16, CIBA_Mcephalus_1.1, whole genome shotgun sequence window:
- the heatr1 gene encoding HEAT repeat-containing protein 1 isoform X2, with translation MTSLAHQLKRLALPQNDPNLLTRREVASFLFDPKDAASMDRSTFYALGCTGLEELLGIEPAFLEFQDTLFSQDSMTLERGVQSAEVNKKLDAGISLFLTRLCPYLLLKPSHKCIEWLVHRFHVQLYNPDSLLACALPYHDTNVFVRVLQLLKIKDATSRWNWLQCLQKPGVPLSRGTLITHCYTDLGFMDFICTLVTRSIEAYSGHSGSCSQLRVIFSFYASTIVPALDAVDNVSDTIISKLLPYVQRGLKSSLTDYKAATYMIVCQLAVKVVMEAGLVDSLTVLISKSLVKEPVLAQEGLGCLIVLLQNQKEGAAGPRAVVRLCSMPVLVSTLQAMSLVHDVSPLLRYLLPHLVHSVFTGPSGETEDVWTLKTSFYKIRVHLTFSFTGDTDELGAFESILKSVPLNKDLDRTVARLMLDEYLSQTETSDEDMSVLDQRLMPLVRLMESRYCGALDAVLSGHVIDIRDTDQKRLFHQFLSLSMSVGKYQILGDSGTSLLLSLKHPQPSVRVSAVDHLLSNITSGQQSVDDAFLKDAVMDRLLDDVPEVVAAALRVLQALLDVLDPEDVVSSLLSLLNRVNASEAENWLPVVTEAMRLLSDPRLGKDGALVQKTGWRLLPFLVITPTLLDLSRCVARSSILQHHPLTLNWAQELDQLMKRSSDPDFVGVANQRLVSTLTKNLANMEHFSKRDALEKLVLLVEQHRGSGLRERGSFLVLTQTLLLSLGELSETQHLLTAQRVFTAMEPHLVDITGNCSVQEADGPVPASSSSSSSSSSSSFVEVLTLYLSRCVEHPGERLQTEFSFVLIALLRDFISALRCHDASFKAEVWWNPEKLDTNTCCYLGLMCRLFSIFVSGAADGPASGSFRDLMKLLVQVHLPEPVMLFRFLCLLWGYGGNHGDQLDVKLSAVLQTQALYMGRALLGVQPAATLEQLASAHSPVVPSLLCCLSSPVREVRRAALAALHSLSGASASPFQPITEKLLRTSEEIVADPSYLSTALGVFHDEANQQKKKKLQTSMQQLLQSVQTPCCPSYSAAALMRALSLVRGRSVLSALLPVLDRLLEQSGPDTPALLRDEAQLMRLVLGKYDEESAPLLVQDQTCLDLFVRALRTSTRQHPDIPSCQIMALEQITKPFFSALGDEKIQQKLLSLMFDLLVESRNPLVANTISSVFKAIAIDAQLVANELAPPEKPKVLVTVQQTRRSKMAQRKPQDSGNACPEGGAVSWQRVTLILELLQHKKKLKRAQMLVPVLFSLLARSLDPSSGEHTNMEYTKQLLLSCLLNICHRLSPDGGPVAADVLDEDKFSVELVVQCIRASEMPQTHHHALLLLGTVASIFPEKVLHNIMPIFTFMGANIMRLDDSYSFRVIDKTVQMVIPALIKAHQLSDGGSSSHVVAVVTRIVHVFADALPHVPDHRRLPVLGQLMTTLGPAHFLWILMLILFKLHATQTSGSASEKDAALDKDVDFWVSLCCQFDVSDQLTSIINIMNFLLQLPDDKDDAPVKRSVGRRGQKKKKEDEEEEEEKLIFDVEAHSSKELRHFKFLSVSFVAQLLGSASFISKVADGGDSDDVSLQPLQQRLLEEILRYIHNVARCVEANAEKPTAKFWRVLLNKSYDVLDKVNALLPTDTFITVMRGLMGNQLASVRRKAMELLNNKLLHRTHWDEEQVTVLLQLTGDLLSIVGKCRGKVTEEEAEQAINRQTALYSLKLLCRSFGSAHQEAFVPVLLQTVEIVSTPAEEKNVMGSALICIAEVVGTLKTLAIPQLPRLMPAVLQTLSDRKELLTNEIYLLSAVTALQRVAETLPHFISPYLQDTAAQVCRLTRLVETSSSSSSSSSSSSSSNQLSLRLASLRSTLATKLPPRVLLPTLTRCYSNMVVNKKDQLGALMSILKDHISHMEKEQLSVHQSELTSFFLTALDFRSEHGQGDLERTAQIEGGVIECLIAMVMKLSEVTFRPLFFKLLDWSKSDSKDRLLTFYRLSDRIAERLKGLFVLFAGNLVKPVSDLLRQTSSSSDVVLLDSEEKTCLLLGFVLDCLQKIFLYDSQRFLSAERADALLTPLVDQLENLMGGDQVYQERVTQHLVPCVGQFSVGLAEDSLWKTLNYQILLKTRHPNAKVRFSALLVLVEVASKLKENYMVLLPETIPFLAELMEDECEEVEQQVQKVVQEMENILGEPLQSYF, from the exons ATGACATCGTTGGCTCACCAGCTGAAGAGACTCGCGCTCCCCCAGAACGACCCCAACCTCCTGACCCGCAGAGAAGTCGCCTCCTTCCTGTTTGACCCCAAAGATGCTGCGTCCATGGACAGGAGCACCTTTTACGCCCTGG gCTGCACGgggctggaggagctgctcgGGATCGAACCGGCGTTCCTGGAGTTCCAGGACACCTTGTTCAGCCAGGACTCGATGACTCTGGAACGTGGCGTCCAGTCCGCGGAGGTCAACAAGAAGCTGGACGCCGGCATCTCGCTCTTCCTCACCCGCCTCTGCCCCTACCTCCTCCTCAAACCTTCCCACAAGTGCATCGAGTGGCTGGTTCACCG TTTCCACGTCCAGCTGTATAACCCGGACAGCCTGCTGGCCTGTGCGCTGCCGTATCACGACACCAACGTGTTCGTCCGAGTCCTGCAGCTCCTGAAGATCAAAGACGCCACGAGCCGATGGAACTGGCTGCAGTGTCTGCAG aAACCAGGCGTCCCGCTGTCCAGAGGAACCCTGATCACTCACTGCTACACAGACCTGGGCTTCATGGACTTTATCTGCACCTTAGTGACCAGATCCATCGAG gcttATTCTGGACACTCAGGAAGTTGCTCTCAGCTCAGAGTGATCTTCTCCTTCTACGCGTCCACCATCGTCCCGGCTCTGGACGCCGTGGACAACGTCTCCGACACCATCATCTCCAAACTGCTGCCATACGTCCAGAGG GGTCTCAAGTCGTCCCTGACCGACTACAAAGCCGCCACCTACATGATCGTGTGCCAGCTGGCGGTGAAGGTGGTGATGGAGGCCGGTCTGGTCGACAGCCTCACGGTTCTCATCAGCAAGTCTCTGGTCAAAGAACCGGTTCTGGCCCAGGAGGGTCTGGGCTGCCTCATCGTGCTGCTCCAGAACCAGAAGGAGGGCGCTGCAGGACCCAG AGCTGTGGTCCGTCTCTGCTCCATGCCGGTCCTGGTGTCCACGCTGCAGGCTATGTCCTTGGTCCACGACGTCAGTCCTCTGCTGCGGTACCTGCTGCCTCACCTCGTCCACAGCGTCTTCACCGGGCCCTCAGGTGAGACCGAAGACGTCTGGACACTGAAAACGTCTTTTTATAAGATCAGAGTTCACCTGACGTTCTCATTCACAGGAGACACGGACGAACTCGGAGCGTTTGAATCCATCCTCAAGTCTGTCCCCCTGAACAAAGACCTGGACCGAACCGTGGCTCG GTTGATGCTAGACGAGTATCTGAGTCAAACTGAGACGTCTGATGAAGACATGTCCGTCCTCGACCAGCGTCTGATGCCTCTGGTTCGTCTGATGGAGTCCAG ATACTGTGGAGCTCTGGACGCCGTCCTCTCAGGACACGTCATCGACATCAGGGACACGGACCAGAAACGTCTGTTCCACcagttcctgtctctgtccatgaGCGTTGGGAAGTATCAG ATTTTGGGCGACTCGGGAACGTCTCTGCTCCTCAGCCTGAAACACCCGCAGCCTTCGGTCCGAGTCTCGGCCGTGGACCATCTGTTGAGCAACATCACGTCTGGACAG CAGAGCGTGGACGACGCGTTCCTGAAGGACGCCGTCATGGACCGATTGTTGGACGACGTCCCCGAGGTCGTGGCCGCCGCTCTGAGAGTGCTGCAg GCGTTGCTGGACGTCCTGGACCCTGAGGACGTCGTGTCGTCTTTACTGTCTCTGCTGAACAGAGTCAACGCGTCGGAGGCTGAGAACTG GTTGCCCGTGGTGACGGAGGCGATGCGTTTACTGTCTGACCCCCGGCTGGGAAAAGACGGCGCGCTGGTGCAGAAGACGGGATGGAGGCTGCTGCCCTTCCTGGTGATCACGCCGACCCTGCTGGACCTGTCGCGCTGCGTCGCCCGGTCCTCCATCCTCCAACACCACCCGCTCACCCTGAACTGGGCCCAAG AGCTGGAccagctgatgaagaggagctcgGACCCAGACTTCGTCGGTGTCGCCAACCAGCGCCTCGTCTCCACGTTGACCAAGAACCTGGCCAACATGGAGCACTTCTCCAAACGGGACGCt ctGGAGAAGCTGGTTCTCCTGGTGGAGCAGCATCGCGGCTCCGGCCTCCGAGAGCGCGGCTCCTTCCTGGTTCTGACCCAGACTCTGCTGCTCAGCCTGGGCGAGCTCAGCGAGACCCAGCACCTGCTCACGGCCCAGAGGGTGTTCACGGCCATGGAGCCCCACCTGGTGGACATCACGGGGAACTGCAGCGTCCAG GAAGCTGACGGACCCgtcccagcctcctcctcctcctcctcctcctcctcctcctcctccttcgttGAAGTCCTGACTCTGTACCTGAGCAGGTGTGTTGAGCATCCAGGTGAACGGCTGCAGACGGAGTTCAGCTTCGTCCTCATCGCTCTGCTCAGAGACTTCATCTCTGCTCTCAGGTGCCACGACGCCTCCTTCAAAG CTGAGGTTTGGTGGAACCCAGAGAAGCTGGACACCAACACCTGCTGCTACCTGGGGCTGATGTGCCGCCTCTTCAGCATCTTCGTGAGCGGCGCCGCGGACGGGCCGGCATCTGGGAGCTTCAGAGATCTGATGAAGCTGCTGGTCCAG GTGCACCTGCCTGAGCCGGTGATGCTCTTCAGGTTCCTGTGCCTGCTGTGGGGATACGGCGGTAACCACGGCGACCAGCTGGACGTGAAGCTGAGCGCCGTCCTCCAGACTCAGGCTCTGTACATGGGCCGAGCTCTGCTGGGCGTCCAACCCGCCGCCACGCTGGAGCAGCTGGCCTCCGCCCACTCGCCAG TGGTCCCGTCCCTGCTGTGCTGCCTCAGCTCTCCGGTGCGTGAGGTGCGTAGGGCCGCCCTCGCCGCCCTGCACAGCCTATCAGGAGCCAGCGCCTCCCCCttccagccaatcacagagaaGCTGCTGAGGACGTCGGAGGAGATCGTCGCCGACCCGTCGTACCTGAGCACG GCTCTGGGTGTTTTCCACGACGAAGCGaatcagcagaagaagaagaagctgcagacgtcgatgcagcagctgctgcagagcgtCCAGACGCCATGTTGTCCATCGTACAGCGCCGCCGCCCTGATGAGAGCGCTGAGCCTCGTCCGTGGTCGG TCCGTCCTCTCCGCCCTCCTCCCCGTCCTGGACCGGCTCCTGGAGCAGAGCGGCCCCGACACCCCGGCTCTGCTGCGGGACGAGGCCCAGCTCATGAGGCTGGTCCTGGGGAAGTACGACGAGGAGTCGGCCCCCCTGCTGGTCCAGGACCAGACCTGCCTGGACCTGTTCGTCAGGGCCCTGAGGACGTCGACCCGGCAGCATCCCGACATCCCCAGCTGTCAGATCATGGCTCTGGAGCAG ATCACGAAGCCGTTCTTCTCGGCGCTCGGAGACGAGAAGATTCAGCAGAAGCTGCTGTCGCTGATGTTCGACCTGCTGGTGGAAAGCAGGAATCCTCTGGTGGCCAACACCATCAGCAGCGTCTTCAAAGCG ATTGCCATCGACGCTCAGCTGGTCGCCAACGAACTCGCACCTCCAGAAAAACCCAAAGTCTTGGTGACGGTGCAGCAAACTCGCCGAAGCAAAATGGCACAAAG GAAACCTCAGGACAGTGGCAACGCGTGTCCAGAGGGGGGCGCTGTGTCCTGGCAGAGAGTCACTCTGatcctggagctgctgcagcacaagaagaagctgaagagaGCCCAGATGTTGGTGCCGGTTCTTTTCTCTCTACTCGCCAG GAGTCTGGATCCTAGTTCAGGAGAACACACCAACATGGAGTACACCaagcagctgctgctcagctGTCTGCTCAACATCTGCCACCGGCTGTCACCTGACGGAGGACCAGTGGCTGCAG aCGTCCTGGATGAAGATAAGTTCAGTGTGGAGTTGGTGGTTCAGTGCATCAGAGCGTCAGAGATGCCTCAGACTCACCACCACGCTCTGCTGCTCCTCGGCACCGTCGCCTCCATCTTCCCT GAGAAAGTGCTTCACAACATCATGCCCATCTTCACCTTCATGGGAGCAAACATCATGCGTCTGGACGACTCCTACAGCTTCCGGGTCATCGACAAGACGGTTCAGATGGTCATACCTGCCCTGATCaag gCCCACCAGCTCTCGGACGGCGGCTCTTCTTCTCACGTGGTCGCCGTGGTGACGAGGATCGTGCACGTGTTCGCCGACGCTCTGCCTCACGTGCCCGACCACCGCCGGCTTCCCGTCCTCGGTCAGCTGATGACCACGCTGGGCCCCGCCCACTTCCTCTGGATCCTCATGCTCATCCTGTTCAAGCTTCACGCCACGCAGACGTCCGGCTCCGCCAGCGAGAAG gATGCAGCTCTGGACAAAGACGTGGACTTCTGGGTTTCTCTGTGCTGCCAGTTCGACGTTAGTGACCAGCTCACCTCCATCATCAACATCATGaacttcctgctgcagctgccggACGACAAAGACGACG CTCCAGTGAAGCGAAGCGTCGGCCGAcgaggacagaagaagaagaaggaggatgaggaggaggaggaggagaagctgatcTTCGACGTGGAGGCTCACAGCAGCAAAGAGCTGCGACACTTTAAGTTCCTGTCGGTCTCGTTCGTGGCTCAGCTGCTCGGTTCGGCCAGTTTCATctcaaag GTTGCAGACGGCGGCGACAGTGATGACGTTTCTCTTCAGCCGCTGCAGCAGAG GCTGCTGGAGGAGATCCTGCGCTACATCCACAATGTGGCCCGTTGTGTGGAGGCCAACGCTGAAAAACCCACGGCCAAGTTCTGGAGAGTTCTGCTCAACAAGTCCTACGACGTCCTGGATAAG GTGAACGCGCTGTTGCCCACGGACACGTTCATCACGGTGATGAGGGGGCTGATGGGTAATCAGCTGGCGTCGGTGAGGAGAAAGGCCATGGAGCTGTtaaacaacaaactgctgcaCAGGACGCACTGGGACGAGGAGCAG GTCACCGTGCTCTTGCAGCTAACCGGCGACCTGCTGAGCATCGTGGGTAAATGCCGCGGCAaggtgacggaggaggaggcggagcagGCCATCAACCGACAGACGGCGCTCTACAGCCTCAAGCTGCTGTGCCGCAGCTTTGGCTCCGCCCACCAGGAGGCGTTTGTGCCGGTGCTGCTGCAGACGGTGGAGATCGTGTCGACGCCGGCGGAGGAGAAGAACGTGATGGGCAGCGCCCTGATCTGCATCGCCGAGGTGGTGGGGACGCTGAAGACGCTCGCCATCCCTCAGCTACCACG GCTGATGCCCGCGGTGCTGCAGACGCTCTCTGACAGGAAGGAGCTGTTGACCAATGAGATCTACCTGCTGAGCGCCGTCACCGCGCTGCAGAGAGTCGCCGAGACGCTGCCGCACTTCATCAGCCCGTACCTGCAGGACACCGCGGCCCAG GTGTGTCGGCTCACGCGGCTGGTagagacctcctcctcctcctcctcctcctcctcctcctcctcctcctccaaccagcTCTCCCTACGTCTGGCCTCCCTGAGGAGCACCTTAGCCACCAAGCTGCCCCCCAGGGTCCTACTGCCCACCCTCACCAGGTGCTACAGCAACATGGTCGTCAATAAGAAG GACCAGCTGGGGGCGCTGATGAGCATCCTGAAGGATCACATCAGTCACAtggagaaggagcagctgagcgtccaccaatcagagctcaCCTCCTTCTTCCTCACGGCGCTGGACTTCCGGTCCGAACACGGCCAG GGCGACCTGGAGAGGACGGCGCAGATCGAGGGCGGAGTCATCGAGTGTCTCATCGCCATGGTGATGAAGCTGTCGGAGGTCACGTTCAGGCCGCTCTTCTTCAAG CTGTTGGACTGGAGCAAATCCGACAGTAAAGATCGTCTCCTGACCTTCTACCGTCTCTCCGACCGGATCGCTGAGCGTCTCAAAGGACTGTTCGTCCTCTTCGCTGGAAACCTGGTGAAACCCGTCTCTGACCTGCTGAGACAAACCAGCTCCAGCTCAG ACGTCGTCCTGTTGGACAGTGAGGAGAAGACGTGTCTCCTGCTTGGTTTCGTCCTGGACTGTCTCCAGAAGATCTTCCTGTACGACTCCCAGCGTTTCCTGAGCGCAGAGCGAGCGGACGCCCTCCTCACGCCGCTGGTCGACCAG ctggagaacCTGATGGGAGGGGACCAGGTCTACCAGGAGAGGGTGACCCAGCACCTGGTTCCCTGCGTGGGTCAGTTCTCGGTGGGACTGGCCGAGGACTCGCTCTGGAAAACCCTCAACTACCAGATCCTCCTgaagaccagacaccccaacgCCAAG GTGCGTTTCTCGGCTCTGCTCGTGTTGGTGGAAGTGGCGTCGAAGCTGAAGGAAAACTACATGGTGCTGCTTCCAGAAACGATCCCGTTCCTGGCGGAGCTGATGGAGG ATGAgtgtgaggaggtggagcagcaggTCCAGAAGGTGGTGCAGGAGATGGAGAACATCCTGGGAGAACCGCTGCAGAGCTACTTCTGA